In Anomalospiza imberbis isolate Cuckoo-Finch-1a 21T00152 chromosome 10, ASM3175350v1, whole genome shotgun sequence, the following proteins share a genomic window:
- the LOC137479689 gene encoding ovocalyxin-32-like — protein sequence MPAAARAMPGLRALPGLRASPPALLLLLVLVLPRGSLAVLEPGSRSAAAAARVALQYRNFQAGSLGGLRALGQVRKATLKNIPESGHKYYLQFSTEDYRTGEDAGNCLATVLYPKKKSRPVVSIKCSHTKDKKEIQEEDNRFYQRIRHQSKPITANNIPDSYGNIEPALEPVWALAVAGSSSIMWEKSTETLGYFLAQVKSVRQWIRKDDFIEFDYTVLLHEIPTQEIISCHMRLTWLPGQPLKVKHFCASEGHGADEGSGAESGSAAGPSAGKGASF from the exons ATGCCCGCCGCTGCCCGCGCCATGCCGGGGCTCCGCGCCCTGCCGGGGCTCCGCGCCTCACCGCccgccctgctgctgctcctcgtGCTCGTCCTTCCCCGGGGCAGCCTCGCCGTGCTGGAGCCCGGCAGCCGctcggccgcggcggcggcgcgggtGGCCCTGCAGTACCGCAACTTCCAGGCGGGATCCCTCGGCGGGCTCAGGGCGCTCGGGCAGGTCCGCAAGGCTACGCTGAAG AACATCCCAGAGTCTGGCCACAAGTATTACCTGCAGTTCAGCACTGAGGACTACAGGACTGGG GAAGATGCTGGGAACTGCCTGGCTACAGTGCTGTATCCAAAGAAAAAGTCTCGTCCTGTTGTCAGCATCAAGTGCTCCCACACCAAAGACAAGAAGGAAATCCAGGAAGAGGACAACAGATTTTACCAAAGGATCAGGCACCAAAGCAAACCAATAACTGCAAACAACATTCCAG ACAGCTATGGCAACATTGAGCCTGCCCTGGAGCCAGTGTGGGCTCTGgcggtggctggcagcagctccatcaTGTGGGAAAAGTCCACGGAGACCTTGGGATACTTCCTGGCCCAAGTGAAGTCCGTGAGGCAGTGG ATCAGGAAAGATGATTTTATTGAGTTTGACTACACTGTGCTACTGCATGAAATCCCAACCCAG GAAATCATTTCCTGCCACATGCGCCTGACgtggctccccgggcagcctcTGAAAGTGAAACATTTCTGTGCCTCCGAGGGCCACGGTGCAGACGAGGGATCCGGGGCAGAGtctggctcagctgctgggcCTTCAGCTGGAAAGGGAGCCAGTTTTTAA